A single genomic interval of Sebastes umbrosus isolate fSebUmb1 chromosome 11, fSebUmb1.pri, whole genome shotgun sequence harbors:
- the nbeal2 gene encoding neurobeachin-like protein 2 isoform X2, with protein MSNHKGGGMASKERLYELWMLYYTKKDVSYLQQWLEAFVASFETLIDVQSLEPRGLEECSSEVPLLPKEVLEILGTQLRQSAGHLSDPAEPNGTTPHPLLLIKFFIIVCRNMENVDPEETPEFVFETIKLVNLCLDQLKKGQGEQSSLQMVVQYGLVLCESLFDPYQTWRRRLAGEEVSLPERNKYKFSPLALPEELPVLFHESLQESDQIPELLTLRFVHLQGAVISGGKKNGLLFITPHSLEDLFSVLRAWCCRTSPEPKSTALLRLTLQCLTAMIHLLHSSSPAERQVEIRTILESYFQLLNWNRPISSEQQEKQSWEESLLSLQRQMLTAVPEILQCSDRPVLQAVFLNNNCFEHILRLIQNSKLFQSNTRNPECEVVCDLTTCLLSEVEVDQVWEKGSDSITVHALGVLTAIMSNSPSAKEVFKERIGYSQLFDVLKSQGQPTKRLLQELMNMAVEGEHAHAHHLGISNEQPLLLLLQWLPDLSGQRDLQLLVAQWLATVCGGSLSCRTVAVEADMVGALLQVLSQPQNLDRQCADALLGLLQDLGSLCLRPEELKSLLRLLRVDQDNDAVVGKVHPYCARITQVLSAMAAREGQDSALQYFDLTPPMAGIMVPTVQRWPGSGFAFHAWFCLNMDFPNKRKPRSCSVSGEMGKGPRRKQLYSFFTASGTGLEAFFTMEAVLVVAVCTKKDYMAVALPEYPLADSCWHSVAIVHIPGRRPFGQNLVNIYIDGELRKTAQLRFPSLNEPFTSCCIGSAGHRTTTTTTSPNLPSSSSSSPTSSEFAFPSYGPSLIRSQSFPATFAGGRWGPMGESQVHTIPAGLQDTEWGTPSSLDGLLGTAFICHEVLQPTQTRALHAAGPNHVSLFKAEGELSDLNSRLLLYYTPQAFKSQICLDLSPNHQYDGRLTGHRVVNWDIKDVINVMGGMGVLLPLLEQVCEAEQVNSGSQEISDHLLGPELTSPRGPTAMLLPLNKSPEGRLERNSIAAFLLMVKNLIRHHPVNQESLLHCHGPSTIGAMLSKVPGSMIDKNVLMACQLLLEQVFNEGNSKLLQQLYHHLLFDFRIWTKSHFAVCLAHMQYLGSVIHKGKQRLKRKYGVQYVLDTIRTYYSAEKDGSPLSEEKQTIQSSLFSLLKEFLKSPSPEELHSVLAYILTVGEEKQVVRALDVLYDLMRSSPLREQVQAVLLEWGVEQLYCLLLTPSYGDEARERVFRVLYKILKSERVAERNKQRIKLKDFGYLGLVCFLDEIPVTMTTVRCLYEQVLATDATPNFRDLLAVVWLSHRAELTVRLDICRKLFHLIYSNDDYVKQLAKQPGWQDALTKLYVKECYESHAASIAGSSSHSSCEPNYRPPLRKEHAVVIEDAHPDIFMSYHTSQDIEDEEEEDEGGPRDNSEEFSDLSQSPPSGGGGPLKNFTGSLHFKSFDSVDQGSHSSSNAVDIPTSRPDEEGRDYQPQSPFGTPFDMELGGMGDTGTHTPADSLTNTPSPLEHCKAFPPDRPRKSSSLSNVLDDTSYGTDPPTGDTISNTSNPQTPEEELCNLLTNIVFSVPWNRSGAEVAEDVVWRERGQVFSVLTKLGSSCQLVRPPDDIKRSLLEMMLESSLSDLRDAQGVTLPFCPSLVRLLRLLQDVLFAEGTDNHTLWSEKIFEGVVNLLDKLQAWHSTPGSPGNTELKEMAQIGLRIITGYIRQQHSQVCVMAYVKLHSLLQTVLCLSWEEVCFLLGQLGAPLWPGGVMDNTDSAHEETFSQLVPIVRTLLDQHADPVTIQKLLPNLPITNGSTTFAEDLKAFCHTAEWQGFYQQQVQPTMVQYEQDTFGRSHDIMSNFWNSCFDDLMSTAFRRDKERSDSKSKFQEVIVDPCMKRVRSENSRYHSWQKQSSSQQGVVWQHWRALRRLLTSERGAWANKVQPEVKLKLSNAETYSKMRLKLVPNFNYDPHIEASALRDNMGADSPRSSEPLPLAVAKEAKVSYMEDDQLGEEDIVFLDNKVEGEDESQREKLVLSEDCELITIVAVVPGRLEVTTHHLYFYDGSSEKEETEEGIGFDFKRPLSQLREVHLRRYNLRRSALELFFIDQAHYFINFRKKVRNKVYSRILGLRPPNLFYFGSRSPQELLKASGLTQKWVCREISNFEYLMQLNTISGRTYNDLSQYPVFPWILCDYTSPILDLEDPSVFRDLSKPIGVVNARHAQNVREKYESFEDSTGTIDKFHYGTHYSNAAGVMHYMIRMEPFTTLHIQLQSGRFDCADRQFHSVAAAWQARIESPADVKELIPEFFYYPEVLQNMNGFDLGRLQISQDPVADVLLPRWASSREDFIRQHRKALECEHVSNHLHEWIDLIFGYKQRGEEAVNALNVFYYCTYEGAVDLDAIANETERKALEGIISNFGQTPCQLLKEPHPPRMSSENAARRQARLDTLPPNIFEQLDKLRPFVEVVSDGLPLIQAVVPKSQNRSSIIQGSDILVTVSSTGLIGTHSWLPYDKNIANYFTFTKDPTMTNPKTQRFLSGPFSPGVDISAQVLVVSNDGRLLFSGGHWDCSLRVTQLGKGKLVGRICRHIDVVTCLALDLCGIYLISGSRDTSCIVWQVLQQGGFSSGLSPRPVQILCGHDQEVTCVAISTELDMAVSGSKDGTVIVHTVRRGQFLRTLRPPGDSCVPAHISELQVGMEGHIVVQTSLEERSNRKGKYSIHVYSVNCCLLASVTMEEQVTALHLVSEHIILGTMEGSLHIRDLCSLNAPVAPLALKVPVRSVSVTKECSHILVGLEDGKLIVVGAGKPEEVRSGQFSRRIWGSTRRITQVSAGETEYNPTGNAGK; from the exons ATGAGCAACCACAAGGGCGGCGGGATGGCATCGAAAGAAAGGCTGTATGAGCTGTGGATGTTATATTACACCAAG AAAGACGTGAGCTATCTGCAGCAGTGGCTGGAGGCGTTCGTGGCATCCTTTGAGACGCTCATCGATGTGCAGTCACTGGAGCCTCGGGG GCTGGAGGAGTGCAGCTCGGAGGTGCCCCTGCTCCCCAAGGAGGTCCTGGAGATCCTCGGCACCCAGCTACGGCAGAGCGCAGGTCACCTCTCCGACCCTGCCGAGCCCAACGGCACCACCCCTCACCCCCTGCTCCTCATCAAGTTCTTCATCATTGTCTGCAG GAATATGGAGAACGTCGACCCAGAAGAGACCCCTGAATTTGTTTTTGAGACCATCAAGCTTGTGAATTTGTGTTTGGACCAG CTGAAGAAGGGACAAGGGGAGCAGTCGTCTCTGCAGATGGTTGTGCAGTATGGACTCGTGCTGTGTGAAAGTCTGTTTGACCCTTATCAGACGTGGAGGAGACGCCTGGCAGG GGAGGAGGTGAGCTTGCCGGAGAGGAACAAGTACAAGTTCTCCCCGCTGGCCTTGCCAGAGGAGCTGCCGGTTCTCTTCCACG AAAGTCTCCAGGAAAGCGATCAGATCCCAGAGCTCCTCACACTCCGATTTGTTCACCTCCAGGGTGCCGTCATCAGTGGAGGAAAG aAGAATGGCCTTCTCTTCATCACGCCTCACTCTCTTGAGGACCTGTTCTCTGTCCTGCGAGCGTGGTGCTGCCGAACCTCCCCTGAACCCAAGAGCACGGCGCTCCTGCGGCTGACCCTGCAGTGCCTGACGGCGATGATCCACCTCCTGCACTCCAGCAGTCCTGCGGAGCGGCAGGTGGAGATCAGGACGATATTGGAGAGCTACTTCCAGCTCCTCAACTGGAATCGTCCGATTAGCAGCgagcagcaggagaagcagagcTGGGAAGAaagtctcctctccctccagaGACAAATGCTAA CTGCTGTTCCTGAGATCCTGCAGTGCTCTGACAGACCCGTCCTGCAGGCCGTGTTCCTCAACAACAACTGCTTTGAACACATCCTCAGGCTCATTCAGAACAGCAAG CTCTTTCAGAGCAACACGCGAAACCCGGAGTGTGAGGTTGTGTGTGACCTCACTACATGTTTACTCTCAGAGGTCGAAGTGGACCAG GTTTGGGAGAAAGGATCAGACAGTATTACAGTTCACGCCTTAGGAGTCCTCACAGCCATAATGAGTAACTCGCCCTCTGCTAAG GAGGTTTTCAAGGAGAGGATTGGCTACTCCCAGCTGTTTGATGTGCTGAAGAGTCAAGGTCAACCCACCAAACGGCTGCTGCAGGAGCTGATGAACATG GCAGTGGAGGGCGAGCACGCCCACGCCCATCACCTTGGCATTAGTAACGAgcagcctctgctgctgctactgcagtGGCTGCCTGACCTGTCGGGTCAGAGGGACCTCCAGCTGCTGGTGGCCCAGTGGCTGGCCACCGTCTGTGGTGGCTCCTTATCCTGTCGCACCGTGGCCGTGGAGGCGGACATGGTGGGGGCTCTGCTGCAGGTGCTCTCACAGCCCCAGAATCTTGACCGGCAATGTGCGGACGCCTTGCTGGGCCTCCTGCAGGACCTGGGCTCCCTGTGTCTGAGaccagaggagctgaagagcctgCTCAGACTGCTCCGGGTGGATCAGGACAATGACGCAGTGGTGGGGAAGGTGCACCCCTACTGCGCTCGCATCACCCAAGTGCTCTCGGCCATGGCGGCCAGAGAAGGCCAGGACAGCGCCTTGCAGTACTTTGATCTCACTCCCCCCATGGCTGGTATTATGGTGCCCACGGTCCAGCGCTGGCCAGGCAGCGGGTTTGCCTTTCACGCCTGGTTCTGCCTCAACATGGATTTCCCCAACAAGCGTAAACCTCGATCCTGCTCTGTATCAGGGGAAATGGGAAAAGGACCCCGCAGGAAGCAGCTCTACAG TTTCTTCACAGCAAGTGGAACCGGGCTGGAGGCCTTCTTCACCATGGAAGCAGTTCTGGTGGTGGCTGTTTGCACTAAGAAAGACTACATGGCTGTCGCTCTGCCAGAGTACCCACTAGCTGACTCATGCTGG CATTCAGTGGCTATAGTCCACATCCCTGGCCGTCGTCCATTTGGTCAGAACCTGGTCAACATCTACATCGATGGAGAGCTGCGTAAAACTGCTCAGCTCCGCTTTCCATCTCTCAATGAG CCTTTTACCTCCTGCTGCATCGGATCTGCAGGCCACCGgaccactaccaccaccacctcccccaACCTgccctcttcctcgtcctcgaGCCCAACGTCTTCCGAGTTTGCCTTCCCCTCCTATGGCCCTTCCCTCATCCGCTCCCAGTCCTTCCCAGCCACCTTTGCAGGAGGCCGCTGGGGGCCTATGGGAGAGTCCCAGGTGCACACCATCCCAGCAGGACTGCAGGACACCGAGTGGGGGACACCCTCGTCTCTGGATGGGCTCCTGGGCACCGCCTTCATCTGCCACGAGGTCCTGCAGCCGACACAGACAAGAGCGCTGCATGCTGCAG GCCCCAATCACGTGTCCTTATTCAAAGCGGAGGGCGAGTTATCTGATCTCAACAGTAGGCTTCTGCTCTACTACACTCCACAG GCCTTCAAGAGCCAGATATGTCTGGACCTGTCTCCCAATCACCAATATGATGGCAGGCTCACAGGACACAGGGTGGTGAACTGGGACATCAAG GATGTTATAAACGTGATGGGAGGTATGGGGGTTTTGCTGCCCCTGCTGGAGCAGGTGTGTGAGGCCGAGCAGGTTAACAGCGGCAGTCAGGAGATCTCCGACCATCTGCTGGGACCAGAGCTCACCTCCCCCAGAGGGCCCACTGCCATGCTGCTGCCACTGAACAAGTCACCAG agGGCAGACTAGAGAGAAACAGCATCGCTGCTTTCCTGCTGATGGTGAAAAATCTGATCCGTCATCACCCCGTCAATCAGGAGAGCCTGCTGCACTGCCACGGGCCGAGCACCATCGGAGCCATGCTCagcaaa GTTCCCGGCAGTATGATAGACAAGAACGTCTTAATGGCctgtcagctgctgctggagcaggtTTTCAACGAGGGAAACAGCAAACTTCTACAGCAGCTCTACCACCACCTGCTCTTTGATTTCCGCATCTGGACTAAAAGCCATTTTGCCGTTTGTCTGG CCCACATGCAGTACCTGGGGTCTGTGATACACAAAGGCAAGCAGCGCCTGAAGAGGAAGTACGGGGTCCAATATGTTCTGGATACCATTCGCACATACTACAG TGCGGAGAAAGATGGCAGCCCTCTGTCTGAGGAAAAGCAAACGATTCAGTCCTCTCTGTTCTCCCTGCTGAAAGAATTTCTCAAGTCTCCTTCCCCAGAGGAGCTCCACAGTGTCCTCGCCTACATCCTGACTGTCGGAGAGGAGAAGCAG GTGGTGAGGGCCTTGGATGTGCTCTATGACCTCATGAGGAGCAGCCCTCTTCGTGAGCAGGTGCAGGCCGTGCTGCTGGAGTGGGGCGTGGAGCAGCTGTACTGCCTGCTGCTCACGCCGAGCTACGGAGACGAGGCCAGAGAGAGGGTCTTCAGG GTTTTATACAAAATCCTCAAAAGCGAGCGAGTGGCTGAGCGCAACAAGCAGCGCATCAAGCTGAAGGATTTCGGTTATCTTGGCCTGGTTTGCTTCCTTGATGAAATCCCGGTTACCATGACCACAGTGCGATGTCTGTACGAGCAGGTCCTAGCGACAG ATGCGACTCCTAACTTCAGAGACCTCCTGGCTGTGGTCTGGCTGTCCCATCGAGCAGAGCTCACTGTCCGCTTAGACATCTGCCGCAAG CTCTTCCATCTGATCTACTCCAACGACGATTACGTGAAGCAGCTCGCCAAGCAGCCCGGCTGGCAGGATGCTTTGACCAAGCTCTACGTGAAAGAGTGCTACGAGTCCCACGCCGCCAGCATCGCAGGCTCCAGCTCCCACAGCTCCTGCGAGCCGAACTACCGGCCGCCGCTGCGCAAGGAGCATGCTGTGGTGATAGAGGACGCGCACCCGGACATCTTCATGAGTTACCACACCTCGCAGGACAttgaggacgaggaggaggaggatgaaggtggCCCACGGGACAACTCTGAGGAGTTCTCTGATTTATCCCAGTCGCCTCCAAGCGGAGGTGGAGGTCCGCTTAAAAACTTCACCGGCTCCCTCCATTTCAAGTCGTTTGACTCGGTGGACCAGGGGAGCCACTCGTCCTCCAATGCGGTTGATATCCCCACGTCTCGCCCTGACGAGGAGGGGAGAGACTACCAACCCCAGTCCCCCTTTGGTACCCCGTTTGATATGGAGCTAGGCGGCATGGGAGACACtggcacacacactcctgcagATAGCCTGACAAACACACCATCTCCTCTCGAGCACTGCAAAGCCTTTCCACCTGACAGACCAAGGAAGAGCTCCAGTCTGTCCAACGTGCTGGACGATACCAGCTACGGGACAGACCCTCCAACTGGAGACACAATCTCCAATACGTCCAACCCACAG ACCCCTGAGGAGGAACTTTGCAACCTGCTAACCAACATCGTCTTCTCCGTGCCGTGGAACCGCAGCGGGGCGGAGGTGGCTGAGGATGTtgtttggagagagagaggacaggtgTTTTCTGTTCTCACCAAACTGGGCTCCTCCTGCCAACTGGTCCGCCCTCCTGATGACATCAAACGCAG TCTGTTGGAGATGATGCTGGAGTCGTCTTTGTCAGACCTGAGGGACGCCCAGGGAGTGACTCTGCCTTTCTGTCCCAGTCTGGTTCGGCTCCTCAGGCTGCTGCAGGACGTCCTGTTTGCTGAGGGAACAGACAACCACACGCTGTGGAGTGAAAAG ATATTTGAAGGGGTGGTGAACCTGCTGGACAAGTTACAGGCCTGGCATAGCACCCCTGGCAGCCCCGGGAACACCGAACTGAAGGAAATGGCCCAGATCGGCCTGCGTATAATAACAGGATACATCCGACAGCAGCACTCACAG gtgtgtgtgatggccTACGTGAAGCTCCACAGCCTCCTCCAGACTGTGCTGTGTCTGAGCTGGGAGGAGGTGTGCTTCCTGCTGGGGCAGTTGGGTGCCCCCCTGTGGCCAGGAGGCGTAATGGACAACACAGACAGTGCACATGAGGAGACTTTCTCCCAGCTTGTGCCCATTGTGCGCACGCTGCTTGACCAGCACGCTGACCCCGTCACCATCCAAAAGCTACTGCCCAACCTGCCCATCACTAACGGCAGCACCACCTTCGCCGAGGACCTGAAGGCCTTCTGTCACACAGCGGAGTGGCAAGGCTTTTACCAGCAGCAG GTCCAGCCCACCATGGTGCAGTATGAGCAGGATACGTTTGGGAGGAGCCACGACATCATGTCCAATTTCTGGAACTCCTGCTTCGATGACCTGATGAGTACGGCCTTTAGACGGGACAAAGAAAGATCAGACAGCAAGTCCAAGTTTCAG gaagtgatcgtGGATCCTTGTATGAAGCGAGTCAGAAGTGAGAACAGCAGGTACCACAGCTGGCAGAAGCAGAGctccagccagcagggggtggtgtggcagcactggagagctcttCGCAGGCTTTTGACCAGTGAGAGGGGAGCATGGGCCAACAA AGTTCAACCAGAGGTGAAATTGAAATTGTCCAATGCGGAGACATATTCAAAGATGCGTCTCAAACTTGTGCCCAACTTCAACTATGATCCTCACATTGAGGCCAGTGCCCTGAGGGACAACATGG GAGCTGACAGCCCTCGTAGCTCTGAACCCCTCCCGTTGGCTGTTGCAAAGGAGGCAAAAGTAAGCTACATGGAGGACGATCAGCTAGGGGAAGAGGACATCGTCTTTTTGGATAACAA GGTGGAGGGAGAAGACGAGAGTCAGAGAGAAAAACTGGTTCTGTCTGAGGACTGCGAGCTCATCACCATCGTGGCGGTCGTGCCGGGTCGTCTGGAGGTTACCACGCACCATCTCTACTTCTACGATGGCAGCAGTGAGAaagaagagacagaggaag GAATCGGGTTTGATTTCAAGAGACCGCTGTCTCAGCTCAGAGAAGTCCATCTGAGGCGCTACAACCTGCGACGATCTGCACTTGAGCTGTTCTTCATAGACCAGGCTCATTACTTCATCAACTTTAGGAAAAAG GTACGAAACAAAGTGTACTCCAGGATTCTGGGGCTGCGGCCTCCCAACCTGTTCTATTTCGGCTCTCGCTCCCCCCAAGAGCTCCTGAAGGCATCTGGGCTCACACAG AAATGGGTCTGCAGAGAAATCTCCAACTTCGAGTACTTGATGCAACTGAACACCATTTCTGGACGCACTTACAACGACCTGTCGCAGTATCCTGTG TTCCCCTGGATCTTGTGTGACTACACCTCTCCCATTCTGGATCTGGAGGACCCATCAGTTTTCAGAGACTTGTCCAAACCAATCGGTGTGGTCAACGCCCGCCATGCACAGAATGTCAGAGAAAA GTATGAGAGCTTTGAGGACTCAACAGGCACCATCGACAAATTCCACTATGGCACACACTACTCTAATGCAGCAGGAGTCATGCACTACATGATCCGCATGGAGCCGTTCACAACTCTGCATATCCAGCTGCAGAGCGGCAG GTTTGACTGCGCAGACAGACAGTTCCACTCTGTGGCAGCGGCCTGGCAGGCTCGCATTGAGAGCCCAGCTGACGTCAAAGAGCTCATCCCGGAGTTCTTCTACTACCCAGAAGTCCTGCAGAACATGAACG GCTTCGACCTGGGACGTTTGCAGATATCTCAAGACCCGGTGGCAGATGTTCTGCTGCCTCGCTGGGCCTCATCAAGAGAAGACTTCATCAGGCAACACAGGAAAGCCCTG GAATGTGAGCATGTGTCCAATCACCTCCATGAGTGGATTGACCTGATCTTTGGTTACAAGCAGAGAGGCGAAGAGGCCGTGAACGCCCTCAATGTCTTCTACTACTGCACATACGAGG GAGCCGTAGATCTGGATGCAATTGCCAACGAGACAGAGCGTAAGGCCCTGGAGGGCATCATCAGCAACTTTGGACAGACTCCCTGTCAGCTCCTTAAG GAGCCTCATCCTCCTCGTATGTCATCTGAGAACGCAGCTAGGCGGCAGGCCCGCCTGGACACTCTGCCCCCGAACATCTTTGAGCAGCTTGACAAACTTCGGCCATTTGTGGAG GTGGTAAGCGATGGCCTTCCTCTGATTCAGGCGGTGGTACCAAAGAGCCAGAATCGCTCCTCAATCATCCAGGGATCAGATATACTG GTGACTGTGAGTTCAACCGGGTTGATAGGAACACACAGCTGGTTGCCATACGACAAAAACATCGCCAACTACTTCACCTTCACTAAGGACCCGACCATGACTAATCCCAA AACGCAGCGATTCTTGAGCGGACCGTTCTCTCCCGGGGTGGACATCAGCGCTCAGGTGCTGGTGGTGTCCAACGACGGCCGCCTGCTGTTCAGTGGAGGACACTGGGACTGCAGTCTCCGTGTCACCCAGCTGGGGAAGGGAAAGCTGGTGGGCAGGATCTGCCGGCACATCG ACGTTGTTACCTGCTTGGCTCTGGATCTGTGTGGCATCTACCTCATCTCTGGTTCAAGGGACACATCCTGTATAGTGTGGCAGGTTCTACAGCAG GGTGGCTTCTCCAGCGGTCTGTCTCCTCGGCCGGTGCAGATTCTCTGTGGCCACGACCAGGAGGTCACCTGTGTGGCCATCAGCACTGAACTGGACATGGCTGTCTCAGGGTCGAAG GATGGGACTGTGATAGTGCACACGGTCCGACGAGGCCAGTTCCTGCGAACGCTGCGGCCTCCTGGTGATAGCTGTGTACCCGCCCACATCTCTGAGCTCCAGGTGGGCATGGAGGGCCACATAGTGGTGCAGACCTCGCTGGAGGAACGCTCTAATAGAAAG GGCAAGTACTCCATTCATGTTTACTCTGTAAACTGCTGTCTGCTGGCCTCCGTCACCATGGAGGAGCAGGTGACTGCTCTCCACCTGGTGTCTGAGCACATCATCCTGGGGACCATGGAGGGCAGCCTCCACATACGAGATTTATGCAG CCTGAACGCTCCGGTAGCGCCCCTGGCCTTGAAGGTTCCCGTGAGGAGCGTGTCTGTCACTAAAGAGTGCAGCCACATCCTGGTGGGACTGGAGGACGGGAAGTTGATTGTGGTGGGGGCCGGGAAGCCAGAGGAG GTTCGCTCAGGACAATTCTCCCGTCGCATTTGGGGCTCCACACGGCGCATCACTCAGGTGTCGGCAGGTGAAACCGAGTATAATCCCACTGGGAATGCTGGCAAATGA